The Micromonospora siamensis genome contains the following window.
AACCCTGGCCCGCCATCACAGCCCTCTTCCGTACACGTGTCTGATACCTGCCTTGATACCAGCCGGCACCGACAGCAGGAAGATCAACCCCCAAGGACCCGCAACGCCCGATCCGCGTGCTCGTTCATGCTCACCTCGGAGTGGATCACCTCGACGATCCGCCGATCGGGCCCGATCACGAACGTCATCCGCTTCGTGCTCAACGGCCCCAACGGCAACCGCCGCCGCACCCCCAACCGCTGCGCCACCACCCCGTCCGGGTCCGACAACAACGGATAGTCGAAACCATGCCGGCGGGAGAACTCCGCCTGCCGCTCCGGAGCGTCCCGGCTGATCCCCACCCGCTGCGCACCCACCGCCGCGAACTCCGCCGCCAGATCCCGGAAATGACACGACTCCGCCGTGCACCCCTTCGTCATCGCCGCCGGATAGAAGAACAACACCACCGGCCCCTTCGCGCAGAACTCCGACAACCGCCGCGGCGCACCCGTCTCGTCCCGCAACTCGAAGTCCTCGACCAGATCACCGACACCCGCCACGCCCGACCACCTCCACACACTCCACACCGACGCCGCGCAGCGTACGCGCCCCCGCTGAACCGACACTGACACGCGTCAACCCCACACCGCCGCCACCGCCGCACCCACCACACCCGCCTGCGCGAACCCCGCCCGCGCCGCACCCGCCCGCCGCCCCTGATCCAGCACGTTACGACCGATCGCCGCCCGCGCCGCCCGGTCCGGCCGCACCACCACCACCCGCGCACCCGCCGCCCGCAACCCCGCCACCTGCGCCGACAACCTCGGCATCGGCCCGAACGACGACGACGCCGGCGCCACCACGACCACCCGATCCGCACCAGCCGCCAGATCCGCGTTCACCAACGACCGCACCCCACCGTCGACGTACCGCCGCCCACCGATCGTCACCGGCGGCCACACCCCCGGCACCGCGCAACTGGCCCCCACCGCATCCACCAACGACACCCCACTGCCGGCGTCGAACACCACGAACTCACCCGAGGACGCCTCCACCGCCGTCACCAACAGCCGGCCCGCCGGCCACCCCGAACCCGGCAACCGGGCCGCGATCACCGCCCGCCGCACCTCCTCCGGCTCCGTCCGCGCCGCCAACGCCAACGCCCCGATCCGCGCCCGCGCCCGCCGCTCGTCCCGCGTCCACGACCCCGCCCACACCAACCGCGCCACCTGCGCCACCCCGAACCGGGCACTCACCTCACCCGATCCCGACCCACCGGCCCGCTCCGCGTCGTACCACCGCGACGCCGGCTCACCCGAACGCAACTGCGCCCCCACCACCGACCCCGCCGACGTGCCCACCACCACGTCCGCCGCGTCCAGCGACACCCCCCGCTGCGCCAACCCGGCGATCAGCCCCCACTCCCAGGCCACCCCGGTCACCCCACCGCCGCCCAGCACCAACGCACGCGTCACACCGACCACCCTCTCCCACCGTCAGTGTCCGAAACGGTAGCGTCACCGCTGAACACCGCACGGGGGAGAGGCACATTGAGCCCGGTCACCGTCATCACCGGCGCCAGCCGCGGCATCGGCGCCGCCACCGCCCGCCGGCTCGCCCACGCCGGCCACGACCTCGTCCTCGGCTACCGCACCGACCACGCCGCCGCGGCCACCGTCCTGGCCGCCGTGCACGCCACCGGCCGCCGCGCCGTCACCGTCGCCGCAGACACCACCGACCCCGACCACGTCGCCCGCCTCTTCACCGCCGCCGACGACCTCGGCCCCCTCACCGGCCTGGTCAACAACGCCGGCGTCACCAGCCCGATCGGCCCCTTCACCGACCTCACCCACACCGACCTGCGCCACGTCGTCGACGTCAACCTCATCGGGTACGTCCTCTGCGCCCAACACGCCGTCCGCCGGATGACCACCGGCGCCGCCATCGTCAACATCTCCTCCGCCGCCGCCACCCTCGGCAGCCCGGGGGAGTACATCCACTACGCCGCCGTCAAGGCCGCCACCGACACC
Protein-coding sequences here:
- a CDS encoding peroxiredoxin, whose translation is MAGVGDLVEDFELRDETGAPRRLSEFCAKGPVVLFFYPAAMTKGCTAESCHFRDLAAEFAAVGAQRVGISRDAPERQAEFSRRHGFDYPLLSDPDGVVAQRLGVRRRLPLGPLSTKRMTFVIGPDRRIVEVIHSEVSMNEHADRALRVLGG
- a CDS encoding patatin-like phospholipase family protein — its product is MTRALVLGGGGVTGVAWEWGLIAGLAQRGVSLDAADVVVGTSAGSVVGAQLRSGEPASRWYDAERAGGSGSGEVSARFGVAQVARLVWAGSWTRDERRARARIGALALAARTEPEEVRRAVIAARLPGSGWPAGRLLVTAVEASSGEFVVFDAGSGVSLVDAVGASCAVPGVWPPVTIGGRRYVDGGVRSLVNADLAAGADRVVVVAPASSSFGPMPRLSAQVAGLRAAGARVVVVRPDRAARAAIGRNVLDQGRRAGAARAGFAQAGVVGAAVAAVWG
- a CDS encoding SDR family NAD(P)-dependent oxidoreductase, giving the protein MSPVTVITGASRGIGAATARRLAHAGHDLVLGYRTDHAAAATVLAAVHATGRRAVTVAADTTDPDHVARLFTAADDLGPLTGLVNNAGVTSPIGPFTDLTHTDLRHVVDVNLIGYVLCAQHAVRRMTTGAAIVNISSAAATLGSPGEYIHYAAVKAATDTLTVGLAKELAPRGIRVNAVAPGIVRTDIHATSGVPDRADSAAARIPLGRAGEPDEVAAAIAWLLGPDASYTTGTVLRVAGGL